The sequence below is a genomic window from Rhinopithecus roxellana isolate Shanxi Qingling chromosome 19, ASM756505v1, whole genome shotgun sequence.
CCGACTCTGACAACCAGCTTTGTCAGTGATGCTGGTGCTCCCCTCCTCGGGTGCTCACCTGCTCTGAGCACACCCAAAGAGTTCCTGATGCCTTAGGGTTGTTTGGGAGAGAATGAAAGAACACAACATAGCTCTCTTTAGCATCCTTGGCCAGGTTCAACACTGTCTCCAAGGGCCTCTGGTGGAACCAACCACCATCAGCCAAATAAATCCATAATTAGAGTCAGAAAATGGATGTCTGCCTATGCATAGTGCACTAATGTCCTGCCGATTGATTGACATGGAGAGTGACTTGATCATTGCTGTAAGCTCTGCTGGCCTTGGCACAACTCATGCTGATAACTAATGCACACAGTTCCTCTGAGAGGAAATGTCCTCAGGGAACTTGGAGTTTGGGTGGGGATGTGGATTTGTGTGCCCAGAAAGCCCTCATGATTGTAGCAGACACTTGGGGCATCTAGAAGGCAAAGGGTCACCCCAGTCTTAACCGCGTTTTGAGTCAAGGTGCAGAGTGGGGCTGGTGTTGACTCTTGGTGGCAGCAGCTTTTCCCAATGGTGAAAAAACCCTCTACCATGTTTCATTTACAGGGGGCTGATGGGAAAACGAAGATCGCCACACCCCGGGGAGCGGCCCCTCCAGGCCAGAAGGGCCAAACCAACGCCACCAGGATTCCAGCAAAAACCCCGCCCGCCCCAAAGACACCACCCAGCTCTGGTAAGAAGAATGTTCTCTTGAATCTTAGAGGAAGCTGAAGCTCTCAGAGGTACAGCCTTCATTTTAGGAGGGCTTAGGCCACTGAGAATGAACGAACCCTGGCAGCTGGTCAGCACCGTGCAGTTTACTAAGCACCCAGTCTTCATTTCCTTCGCAGTTCTTCTGATTTCTGAGGCAGATGTTGAATCCCcacatttttgcttgttttgttttgttttgttttgtttttgagatggagtttcactcttgttgcccaggctggagtgcggtggcgcgatctcagctcactgcaacctccacttcccgggtttaagcaattctcctacctcagcctccctagtagctgggattacaggcacctgccaccacacccggctaattttttgtattttcgatagagacggggtttcgccatgttggccaggctggtctcgaactcctgacctcaggtgatccacttgccttggcctcccatggtgctgggattacaggcgtgagccaccactcccggcctgaatcctcacttttttttttttttttttttttttttttttttttttttgagacggagtctcgctctattgccgcggctggagtgcagtggccggatctcagctcactgcaagctccgcctcccgggtttacgccattctcctgcctcagcctcccgagtagctgggactacaggcgccgccacctcgcccggctagctttttttgtattttttttagtagagacggggtttcaccgtgttagccaggatgatctcgaactcctgacctcgtgatccgcccgtctcggcctcccaaagtgctgggattacaggcttgagccaccgcgcctggcctgaatccTCACTTTTTATcagtgaagaaattgaggctgatTCTGCagcatgataaaaaaaaaatacagaaaaagggaaaaaaaagaaagaaatcgaGCCTCTGAGAGTTTGCTTGACTGAGTCTAACCAGCTCATTTTAAGCCCGAGGAAAATGTGGTCATATGGCTACTAAATGGCAGCTCTCGGAGCCTCTCTGGCCCCAAGTCCAGGGTTCCATAAAGGCAGCCCCAGCATGGTGTGTTTGCAGTCCCCAAATGAGACTGAAGACAAATGTCTCTGGAGACAGAGCAGCAGCCTGGATAGGTCACAATGGGTGACGTCACTTAGGGCTCAACCCCCAGGCAGCTTAACTTGCTGGGGACGTTAGGAGTCTGCTGCAAAACCTGAGGGTCTTAGCTGAGCAGTCACAGGCTGGGCCCATTGCCCTGGGCTCCTGTGAGTAAAACCCAGTCAGTTTTGAGTACCCAGTAAGGCATCCATCTAGTTATTTTGCAGTCGGGGTGCTATTAAGAACAGtcgcggctgggcatggtggctcatgcctgtaatcccaacactttggaggctgaggagggtggatcacctgaggtcaggagttcgagaccagcctggccaacatggcgaaaccctgtctttactaaaaatacaaaaaaattagctggacgtggtagcaggtgcctgtaatcccagcaactcaggaggctgaggcaggagaatcgcttgaacccaggaggcggaggttgcagcgagccgagatcacgccattgcactccagcctgggcaacaaaagtgagactctttctcgaaaacaaacaaaacaaacaaacaggccgggcgcagtggcttacgcctgtaatcccagcactttgggaggccgaggcgggcggatcacaaggtcaggagatcaagaccatcctggctaactcggtgaaaccccgtctctactaaaaatagaaaaaattagccaggcttggtggtgggcgcctgtagtcccactactcaggaggctgaggcaggagaatggcatgaacccgggaggcggagcttgcagtgagccaagatcacaccactgcactccagcctgggcgacatagtgagactccatctcaaaacaaacaaacaaacaaaaaacaaagaaaacagtcatCCTCTTTCGGGATTACGGACAGCCTCCCTGAGCACTTCTCTGTCCCATTGCCCCAGTGAAGTGTTCCGCCACTGGGTTTAGACCCTGCACCACGTAGGGGTGTCTGACCTGCACTTGCTCCTTGGTGGTGTGCAGGCAGCCTGTGGCTCTTGCTGCAGGCTGTGGCCAAAGCCTGGCCTGGATCTTGGTGACTCTACTTCTCCCTGGCCTGAGGGAGCTGCCCAGAGCCTGCCCACCACCTGCTGCGTGTCTTTGTGGTGGCATTTCACACACACGTGGTGCGGTGGCGGCCCCAAGGATGGCCGTTCACTAAGGCCCGTTGTTTCTGTCTTTTCGCTTCGTGTTTTCTGGCCTGGTGTTTTTCTCATATACATGGTGATCCAGGGATCATTCCCAGAATTTTGACAGGATTTTAAGTAGGGTTTGGATCCTgctgtttttttcacttaacattggGCCAGTTGACTCACAcgctgttttttgttgttgtttttttgagacagagtctcactgtgtcacccaggctggagtgcagtggcatgatcttggctcactgcaacctcttcttcccaggttccagcaattctcctgccccagcctcctgagtagctgggactataagcacaggccaccaagccctgctaatttttgtatttttagtaaagacagggtttcaccatgttgaccaggctggtctcgaactcctgacctcaagtgatccacccacctcggcctcccaaagtgctgggattacaggggactCACACTTTGTAACAACCTGAAACAAGGTCATGCATTTCCCTTTGGGTCTTACCTGCTCTTCGGTGGCTGCCTGCATGTGGAGAGACCCTCCCCCTTGGGCCTCCTCCACCTTGTCTCAGAATGGGGCCCCTGCTGGGCCGGCCGTGGGTGCCTGCCATGTGAAGGACTCATTAAGGCCCCATTTAACCCTGATGATAATGAGGCTTTTGTGGATTTTTCTCTTTAAGCGACCAAGCAAGCGCAGAGAAAACCACCCCCTGCAGAGCCCAAATCTGAGAGAGGTACTCAGGAGCCTGCTTCACTGGGAGCAGCCTCCCTTTGCATGTGTGGCTGTTCACTGGCTTGTGTTTCTAGAGCCGAGAGGACCCTTTTCTGCAATGCAGGGTTCACACAGGGTTCGCAGCCTGAAGATGGAGCAGTCCGAATTCTCTTCCCCAAATTTTGTGCAGCTGTGTTTGTCCGATGGGCTTTCTAATCCTGTGTGCTCTCCTTGACTTCAGGGACaatggcattacaggcatgaaccaccatgcatggctgtctccctatttttcagatgaaaacatAGGCTTAGGGAGgtcaggtgacttgcccaagaccactCTGTAAGTAAGAGGCATGAAAAGGATTtggaaccaccaccaccaagcccaCTGGTCACCCTGGGTCTCTGAagtcagggaggcaggaggatgggagATCTGAGGAGGCAGAGAGGCTGAGCCTGGAGGCCCTGGAGGCCAAGGCcccatctgttgtttccttatgTAGAAAAGAAGAGGCTTCATGTGTTCTATTGCCACAAAGCTTGACTACTTCAGGAACATCCAAGACATGGAAAtcagcagggcacggtggctcacgtctataatcctggcactttgggaggctgaggtgggagaattgcttgaggccagaagttcaagaccagcctgtgcaacatagaccccatctctataaaaaacattatttaaaaaagagacatgGAATTCTTTAAATCCTAAAAACTggtgctggctgggcgcggtaactcatgcctgtattcccagcactttgggaggctgaggcaggtggatcatctaaggtcaggatttcaagaccagcctggccaacatggtaaaacctctaCTAAAGAAGTCtctagggaggccgagacgggcggatcacaaggtcaggagatcgagactatcctgactaacacggtgaaaccctgtctcctaaaaaatacaaaaaaaaaactagccaggcaaggtggcgggcacctgtagtcccagctactctggaggctgaggcaggagaatggcataaacccgggaggcggagcttgcagtgagctgagatccggccactgcactccagcctgggcgacagagccagactccgtctcaaaagaaaaagaaaaaaaaaaaaaaaaaagaaatctctactggccgggcgcggtggctcacgcctgtgatcccagcactttgggaggtggaggcgggcagatcacgaggtcaggagatcaagaccatcctggctaacatggtgaaaccccgtgtctactaaaaatacaaaaaattatccaggcatagtggcaggcacctgtagtcccagctactcgggaggctgaggcaggagaatggcataaacctgggaggcggagcttgcagtgagccaagattgtgccactgcactacagcctgggcgacagagcgagactccgtctcaaaaaaaaaaagaagtctctactaaaaatacaaaaataggccgggcgcggtggctcaagcctgtaatcccagcactttgggaggccgagacgggcggatcacgaggtcaggagattgagaccatcctggctaacacggtgaaaccccgtctctactaaaaatacaaaaactagccgggcgaagtggcgggcgcctgtagtcccagctactcgggaggctgaggcaggagaatggcgtaaacccgggaggcggagcttgcagtgagctgagatccggacactgcactctagcctgggcgacagagcaagactccgtctcaaaaaataaataaataaataaataaataaataaataaataaataaaaatacaaaaatacagtctctactaaaataagtctctactaaaaatacaaaagttagccgggcatggcactgcatgcctgtaatcccaggattccCAGGATTCTCCTCCCAgccacgggaggctgaggcacgagaatcgcttgaacctgggaggcggagcttgcagtgagccgagatcacgccactgcactccagcctgggtgacagagtgacactccgtaaaaaaaaaaaaaaaaaaaaaaaaaaaacaataacaacaacaaaactagtgCTTATTCGTCGCTGACCAAGTTGCCCATTGGCTACATGTGTGCTTCAAACAAAGAGCTGCCCTTCTCCAGGTCTGGCCAGCAGGTATGTGTTACAGCGAATGCCTGGGGCAGCGGCAGGGGCATTGCTGTGGGAAGCTTCCAGACCAGCAGGAAAGCTAAGTTCTCAGACTGCAGGGGAGCTAAGCGCACCTCGGCACAGAGTGAGGCCTGCAGTTCTCAGACTTCAGTCTTTGGGGAGCTTGAGAAAAATGAGCTTTTCAGGCCCCACCCCTAGAGATTCTGCTCTATCCACTCTCAATGGGGCCCAGAAATTTGCACTTTACAAGTCCTACTTTCCTCCTTGAAagctccagagattctgatgcagGGTTCCGTGGGCCAGACTTCAGAAAACATGGACCCATGAGACAGAATAGCAGAGTGTTGAAGTGTAACAGGGACCTGGGAAGTGCAGTAACAGAAGCAAGTTTGGGGGTAAAGGACACCCAGAGGAGGGAGGGACAGCATCTGcgtggagaggagaggagacccCCCAGCAGCTTCTGGGGTGTTGGAAAGGTGCACTTACTGCTATGCATGGCCGGTGGGGAACTGTATGGCACGGCACAGCAGCATGAAGTGGCATGGCTCGTGTGGACAGTTAGGAACAAGCGGGTGTGGAGCAGGCATCCTGTTCTGGAGCCCAGATCCCACAGAGGAGCCAGGGAGCTGGCAGGAGCCCTGAACTAGCCGAACAGCTGAACATTCACCCTGTGGAGAAAGGGTCAGGAGCGTCCAGGCTTGAGGGCACAGCTGGGTCCCGTCACTGTGTCACCCTTATTTAGGATAAAGGCCTTAAGAATTGCACTAGAGGTTGGCAAAGCATATCTACCACCTCCTGGAGCCACCCTGGCTGCAGGgattataattatatccattttcAAATTAAGGCCTCtgagctcagagaggggaagtgacttgtCTGAGACCACACAGCTTGTTGGAGCCCATCTCTTGACCCAAAGACCGAGGGGCCAAGTTGGCCACCTCTCTGGGAGCCAGTGTTGTATGGTGGTTGATGGTTTTCCATTGCTTTCCTGGGAAAGGGGTGTCTCTGTCCCTAAGCAaaaaggcagggaggaggagatgCTTCTCCAGGGCggctgcctcctgctgctgtaGCTGCACTTCCAACCTGGCTTCCACCTGCCTAACCCAGTGGTGAGCCTGGGAATGGACCTGCGGGACAGGCAGCCCCCAGGGCCTTTTCTGACCCCCACCTGAGTCCTGGCttcactcccttccttcctccccaggtGAACCTCCAAAATCAGGGGAACGCAGCGGCTACAGCAGCCCCGGCTCCCCGGGCACTCCCGGCAGCCGCTCCCGCACCCCGTCCCTTCCAACCCCTCCAGCCCGGGAGCCCAAGAAGGTGGCGGTGGTCCGTACTCCACCCAAGTCGCCGTCTTCCGCCAAGAGCCGCCTACAGACAGCCCCCGTGCCCATGCCAGACCTGAAGAACGTCAAGTCCAAGATCGGCTCCACTGAGAACCTGAAGCACCAGCCGGGAGGCGGGAAGGTAAGAGAGGCTGGCTGCGCGTGGAGATGTGGGGGGCTGCGCCTGGGAGGCGGGAAGGTAAGAGAGGCTGCCTGCGCGTGGAGATGTGGGGGGCTGCGCCTGGAAGGGTAGGGCTGCGCCTGGAAGGGTAGAGCTGCGCCTGGAGGGGTAGGGCTGCGCCTGGAGGGATAGGGCTGCTACTGGAGGGGTAGGGCAGCACGTGGAGGTGCGCGGCTGAGCCTGGAGCCATGGGGCTGCGCACGGAGCAATGGGGCTGCGCGTGGAGGGGCGCGGCTGTGCCTGGAGCTGTGGGGCTCCCCGCACCTGGGCTCAGCTACCACCCCCGCATAATACCCCGGTCCCGTCCAGACCCTCTTCAAGGAAGTTCAGTTCTTTATTGGGGTCTCCACTACACTGAGAGTGCTCTCCTCAGGGGAGAGCACGTTCTGGCTCTTCTCTTGCCCCTTCAGTCCCTGTTAATCGGACAGAGATGGCAGGGCTGTGTCTCCTCGGCCGGAAACTCTCATAGTCAGGGCACCCACAGCGGCTCCCCACCTGCCTTCTGGGTAGAACACACTGCCACCCATAGGTGGGCATCTCCACTCATGGGCCATCTGCTTAGGTTGGGTTCCTCTGGATTCTGGGGAGATTGGGGGTTCTGTTTTCATCAGCTGATTCTTCTGGGGGCAAGTGGGTGCTCACGAGCTCTCCAGCTTCCTAAAGGTGGAGAAGAACGGACTTCCAGGGGCCTGACCTGGACCCCTTTCTCCACTCCTGTCCCTGTGCCCCTCATCTGGGTGCGTTAGGGCTGACATACAAAGCACCGCAGTGAAAGAACAGCAGTGTGCCTCCTCACCAGCCAGGTGTGGGCGGTGGGTGTCTTCCAAGGCCTCTCTGTGGCCGTGCGTAGCCACCTCCACCCTGCGCTGCCGccgtcttccctctgtgtgtgctCCGTGGCTCTGCACACGCTCATCTTATAAGAACACCATGgcggctgggtgtgatggctcatgcctgtaatcccagcattttgggaggccgaggcgggcggatcatgaggtcaggagttcgagaccagcctgagcaacagggtggaacctcatctctactaaaaatacaaaaattaactgggtatggtggtagcgcatgcctgtaatcccagctactcaggaggttgaggcaggagaaccccttgaaccggggaggcagaggttgcagtgagctgagatagtgccattgtactccagtctgcacaacagagtgagactccatctcaaaacaagaaaaaacagaaagaaaagaacgcTATTGCTTAGGGCCCAGCCTGATGACCTCGTACTTCACTTAATCACCTCtctaaaggccctgtctccaaacagagtcacattctaaggtacgggggggttagggcttcaacatatgaatttgtgggGACCACAGTTCAGCCCAGGACCCCCTTCCCAACACCCAGCAGAGCTGGGGTAGGGTGAAGAGGAGGCTGGGGGTGCGGAGGACCACGGCTCACTCTGAGTCTGCAGATGTGCTGGGCCTTCTGGGCACTGGGCCTCGGGGAGCTAAGGGCTTTCTGAAACCCTGGGCCTATGTGTCAGCTTGCCGCCCCAATGCAGGCGCTCTCCACACCGTTGAATTTCTTATCACTTGGGCCTGAGCCTGGGCCATGTGGAGGGAGGGTGGCCGCCAGTGCATGTGGGCACCTTGCCTCAAACCCTGCCACCTACCCTGGTCCAGGCTTCGATGCAGGAGCCCCCTTGCCCCTGAACAAGCCTGTGGGTGCAGCGTCGCATCCTGTCAGGATGGAAATGGACGGCTGGGTTAAAAGGGATGCATGTGTAGACCCTGCCTCTCTGCATCGAGCCTCCTTTGAGTGCCCCTGCGTGCCAGACCGTGCACAGAGATGGAGAAGACTCAGCTGTGCCCTGGAGCACCTCCTCTCATCAAGGAAAGGACAGACAGTGGCTCCCCTGTGGCCATGGGGACAAGGGCAGAGCTCCCTGGAacacaggagggagggagggaagagagcaTCTCAGGATCTCCCTCTTGATGGCGAACAATCTGGGTTAAATTAAAAGTCCGGCCTCTCCCTGCTTAGGCATGTGGAGCTTGTAGTGGAAGAGGGTCTCTGGACCCTCACCCACCACAATGGCCTGGTTAGAGGCCTTGGGGAAATAACTCACAGGTGACCCAGGGCCTCTGTCCTGTACCACAGCTGAGGGAAACTGTCCTGCGCTTCCACTGGGGACAATGCGTTCCCTCCTCTCCAGACTTTCCAGTCCTCATTCGGTTCTTGAAAGTCGCCTCCAGAAGCCCCATCTTGGGACCACTGTGACCTTCATTCTCCAGGGTGCCTGGGCCCTGGTGCTGCCCAAGAGCCCAGAGGGGCCCTCACTGGCCTTTCCTGCCTTTTCTCCCATTGCCCACCCATGTACCCCCACCCTGCTCCAGCACCCAGACTGCCATCCAGGCACACCCAGGATCTCCTTAAGTCACATGACAGGCAGTACCCGCAAAGTGCTCCCTTCCCCCCAGTCTGAATCTGCTGCTCCCTGTCTGGGGTTCCCCACCCATGCACCCCCCGGGGGCCCCTGGGTTCTGCCATGCCCTGCCCAGTGTCCCACAGCAGGGAATGTCCTTCTCTCCttatctcttcccttcccttaaACCCAAGTTCAGTTGccatctcctccaggaagtcttcctggaTTCCCCTCTCTCTTCTCAAAGCCCCTGAAAACCCTGACCACACTGAACATGCTTGTGCTGCTCCCTAGTCTGGGCCGTGACTGAGGGTGAAGGCCGAGTCTCACGCGTTTTTGTAGTGCCCACAAGACTGTGCAGGTGGCCGGCCCTCATTGAATGTGGGGTTAATTTAACTCGGGCTCTGTGTGAGTGGATGATTCAGGTTGCCAGAGACAGAACCCTCAGCTTAGCATGGGAGGTAGCTCCCCTGTTGACCCTGAGTTCATCTGAGGTTGACTTGGAAGGTGTGGGCACCATTTGGCCCAGTTCttacagctctgaagagagcagcaggaATGGGGCTGAGCAGGGAAGACAGCTTTCCATTGAAGACCCCTTTCAGGGCCAGAACTGTCCCTCCCACTCTGTGGCTGCCCTGCCTGTGCCCATGAGGGGTGAGAGTCAGGCGACCTCATGCCAAGTATAGAAAGgggcaggccgggcgtggtggctcaagcctgtaatcccagcactttgggaggccgagacgggcggatcacgaggtcaggagatcgagaccatcctggctaacatggtgaaaccccgtctctactaaaaaaaaaaaaatacaaaaaactagccgggcgaggtggcgggcgcctgtagtcccagctactcgggaggctgaggcaggagaatggcgtgaacccgggaggcggagcttgcagtgagctgagatccggccactgcactccagcctgggcgacagagtgagactccgtctcaaaaaaaaaaaaagaaaggggcacACAGGGCCCCAGGTTATGATGTCATCATGCTGGGTGGAGACGGCACATCCAAATGTACTAAAGGGTTAAAGGAGAAAGGGTGACTTTACTTTTCTTGAGATATTTTGGGGGATGAAGTATGGAAAAGTGGCAGAGGATGCAGTCACAGCCTCCCTTAAATGCCAGGAAAGCCTAGAAAAATTGTCTGAAACCAAACCTCAGCCATCACAAAGACCAACACATGAATctccaggaaagaagaaaaaaagtcatacagGGTCCACGCATAAGGGCCTTTAAAACGACCCGCTGGAGGGTCTCAGGCCTTCTCCTCCTAGACTGGCCTGAAGGCTCCACGAGGTTTTGCTGAGACCTTTGGGTCTCTGTGGCCTCATGTGTGCCCagcatacagtaagtgctcaataaatgtttggctaaaaaagagacaaagctGGAGGAGTCTGAAGAATCACTCAATCCTGCCAGAACAGATGCTCACACTGAAGACAAGAGCAGGAGCCAAGTCAGGTTTGGGAACCTGCAGAGGCTGAAAACCACCGCAGATTGCTGTAAATCATtcgggaaaaaaaaacagaaaacgtctgttttctcctttgtgcttttctctgttttcGGGATTTGCTACAGTGAACATGTATTGCTTTAGGGGCCccaaattgaattatttttaaaggaaaatgcagaTAATCGGGTGGCCACACTGGAGCTCTGGCTGGGTAGGGGTAGAGATtgcagggaaggaggaagagctgAGTGGGATGCCAGGCAGGAAAAGCCCGTAGACCCCACCGATCTTGTAGTGAGCCGTGGGCAGCGGTGTTCCATCCTAACTGCAAAAGGGAGCACCTGGGGGGAAGAGGGGATTCTTTTAAACACCATTCCAGTGCCCGAGCCCCCCGGACCTGTTGTCATCTTGGATTGGGCTTCCCCTGGGTGACTCTAGTGTGCAGCCTGGCTGAGACTCAGTGGCCCTAGGTTCTTACTGCTGACACCTACCCTCAACCTCAACCACTGTGGCCTCCTGTGCACCCTGATCCAGTGACTCATTTTCCACTTTCGGTCCCAACTCTATTCCTATTTGCAGGTTCCAAGCGCCTGGCTCCTCAGTCAACTCAGACCCAGCCAGGCCAGCCCATGGGTCCCACATGCCCCTTGCCAAGCTCGTCCCCGCCCTGTCTGGCCTGCGGGAGTGGGGGTGTGTctagacacagagacagaggaccagcttttaaaacattttgttggggccaagtgtggtgactcacacttaatcccaacacttggtgaggccaaggcagaaggatcacttgagtccacgagttcgagaccagcctgggcaacgtacggagaccctgtctttacaattttttcttttttttttaaattagctgggtatgttggcactcgcctgtagttccagctactccagaggctgaggtgggaggactgcttgagcctgggaggtcaaggctgcagtgagccatgttcacgccactgaacgccagcctgggcgagaccctgtatcaaaaaagtaaaatgaaggccgggcgcggtggctcaagcctgtaatcccagcactttgggaggccgagacgggtggatcacgaggtcaggagatcgagaccatcctggctaacacggtgaaacaccgtctctactaaaaaatactaaaaaactagccgggcgaggtggcgggcgcctgtagtcccagctactccggaggctgaggcaggagaatggcgtaaacccgggaggcggagcttgcagtgagctgagatccggccacttcactccagcctgggcgacagagcaagactccgtctcaaaaaaaaaaaaaaaaaaaagtaaaatgaatccTGTACATTACATTAAGGCGCCCCAAATTGTACTTAGAAGGATTTCATAGTTTTAAATacttctgttatttaaaaagttaaataactgcAGCATATAAATTAGGTTCTTAATGGAGGGGaaaaagaatacaagaaaaaaaaagaatctagaaacaaagataag
It includes:
- the STH gene encoding saitohin, with product EGEGRVSRVFVVPTRLCRWPALIECGVNLTRALCEWMIQVARDRTLSLAWEVAPLLTLSSSEVDLEGVGTIWPSSYSSEESSRNGAEQGRQLSIEDPFQGQNCPSHSVAALPVPMRGESQATSCQV